One genomic segment of Dysosmobacter sp. Marseille-Q4140 includes these proteins:
- a CDS encoding UvrB/UvrC motif-containing protein has protein sequence MAEPCGTMKEASKMLEFEYAAVLRDRIIELRGQ, from the coding sequence ATGGCGGAGCCATGTGGGACAATGAAGGAAGCGTCCAAAATGTTGGAGTTCGAGTATGCGGCAGTGCTGCGTGACCGGATCATCGAGCTGAGAGGGCAGTAA